In Glycine max cultivar Williams 82 chromosome 7, Glycine_max_v4.0, whole genome shotgun sequence, a single window of DNA contains:
- the LOC100783204 gene encoding ran-binding protein 1 homolog b-like: MSSADLKHKEEEEELVVGDDKDTRAYVAPIVKLQKVAITTGEEDEDPILDLKSKLYRFDKDENQWKERGADTMKFLKHKASGKVRLLMRQSKMLKIYANQLSMCFFFSSWVLHLFLFQKFDFEIFLFVFLLLIVAVFESVQFSSIGFIHDCPSFLKPLGEEEEGQS; this comes from the exons ATGTCGAGCGCCGATCTcaagcacaaagaagaagaggaggaactTGTCGTTGGCGACGACAAGGACACCAGAGCTTACGTTGCTCCAATCGTCAAGCTCCAGAAGGTTGCTATCACCACCGGTGAGGAGGACGAAGATCCAATCCTGGATCT CAAATCAAAGCTTTACCGATTCGACAAGGACGAGAACCAGTGGAAGGAGCGAGGTGCCGACACCATGAAGTTCCTGAAGCATAAGGCTTCCGGCAAGGTTAGGCTTCTCATGAGACAGTCCAAGATGCTCAAGATCTATGCCAATCAGCTTAGTATgtgtttcttcttttcttcttgggTTTTGCatctatttttgtttcaaaaatttgattttgagatatttttatttgtttttttgttattgattgTTGCAGTTTTTGAGTCTGTACAATTTTCATCGATTGGTTTCATTCATGATTGCCCTAGCTTCCTTAAACCTctgggagaggaagaagaaggacaaTCTTAG